One genomic region from Streptomyces venezuelae encodes:
- a CDS encoding ADP-ribosylglycohydrolase family protein: MTPTLDVSTLDDRITGSLLGAAVGDALGGPVEGYTPQQILERHGGRVTGIVGPWNGDDWRTARPIAPYHKGDGHVTDDTLMTHALVRVYEKVRGHLDAYAVADFLVPELMGSPIWIPELEAEALPLQRIFLAEKWLVARLHYGHVDPREAGDGNIVNCGAAMYMAPVGLVNAAHPAAAYAEALDVAGAHQSSYGREAAGVFAAAVATACAPGATPSSVVEAALSLAKDGTRSAIEAVAEVAVRHTDFESALAPLRAAVAPFDTVGPDYRSPSLGARRPSRLHAIEELPIALGMLLVGEGDFRRTVLGAVNYGRDCDSIATMAGAIVGALHGEAAVPTDWAKQVAEASRLDLHAPATALARVAREVFARDVELRRAHESAFATLTSADR, encoded by the coding sequence ATGACACCCACACTGGATGTATCCACCCTGGATGACCGGATCACCGGCAGCCTCCTCGGGGCCGCCGTCGGCGACGCGCTCGGCGGCCCCGTCGAGGGCTACACCCCCCAGCAGATCCTGGAGCGGCACGGCGGCCGCGTCACCGGGATCGTCGGCCCCTGGAACGGCGACGACTGGCGCACCGCCCGCCCCATCGCGCCGTACCACAAGGGCGACGGGCACGTCACCGACGACACCTTGATGACCCACGCCCTGGTCCGGGTGTACGAGAAGGTCCGCGGCCACCTCGACGCGTACGCGGTCGCGGACTTCCTCGTCCCCGAACTCATGGGCTCCCCGATCTGGATCCCGGAGCTGGAGGCCGAGGCCCTCCCCCTCCAGCGGATCTTCCTCGCCGAGAAGTGGCTCGTGGCCCGGCTCCACTACGGCCACGTGGACCCACGCGAGGCCGGCGACGGCAACATCGTCAACTGCGGCGCCGCGATGTACATGGCGCCGGTCGGACTCGTCAACGCCGCCCACCCCGCGGCCGCCTACGCCGAGGCCCTCGACGTCGCCGGCGCCCACCAGTCCTCGTACGGCCGGGAGGCGGCCGGTGTGTTCGCGGCGGCGGTCGCCACGGCCTGCGCGCCGGGCGCGACGCCCTCCTCGGTCGTCGAAGCGGCCCTCTCCCTCGCCAAGGACGGCACCCGGTCGGCGATCGAGGCCGTCGCCGAAGTGGCCGTCCGGCACACGGACTTCGAGTCCGCCCTCGCCCCGCTCCGCGCGGCGGTGGCCCCCTTCGACACGGTCGGCCCCGACTACCGCTCCCCCTCCCTCGGCGCCCGCCGGCCCTCCCGGCTCCACGCCATCGAGGAGCTGCCGATCGCCCTGGGCATGCTGCTCGTCGGCGAGGGCGACTTCCGGCGTACGGTCCTCGGTGCCGTCAACTACGGCCGGGACTGCGACTCGATCGCCACGATGGCGGGCGCGATCGTGGGCGCGCTGCACGGCGAGGCGGCCGTCCCCACCGACTGGGCGAAGCAGGTCGCGGAGGCGAGCCGGCTCGACCTGCACGCCCCGGCGACCGCGCTGGCCCGGGTGGCCCGCGAGGTCTTCGCCCGGGACGTGGAGCTCCGCCGGGCGCACGAGTCGGCGTTCGCGACGCTGACGAGCGCGGACCGGTGA
- a CDS encoding ADP-ribosylglycohydrolase family protein: MPGSGPLLAAHQDLLVPLEPGAESPDLTAQDQPPVRVTGSWGGAHEAPQPDAPRRATRDAVEGLLLGLAAGDAAGWPAARHRAARMPEWTRRLTRELDTFAEQNATTTLPVPIALNQPPEPLRLGPSDDAEWAAFTAEAVLAAAGPVFAGLPPDRRLRAAVDLAWNALAGQVAAAADRAPEVESAVLPLRARISVRAGLGNLATGLRPPATGHDNPHYFDDAACVRAAVLAVVHPGDPRAAAELAEFDARYTQDGDGVHGARATAAAVAAALGGATVDEAVGAALAELPPVTEIGRNARYAVKLARTAGSAFELVPLLEHQIVDHVYSYGIAAAETVPVALALATAARGEMTAAVPAAVCLSRVADSAPALAGALTGALGGGRSVPPTWREACRTLAGCALPRLAGTDLVELAGLLGATEPASPGGQFRHDTHTGCIHPG, encoded by the coding sequence ATGCCGGGTTCCGGCCCCCTGCTCGCCGCCCACCAGGACCTGCTGGTGCCCTTGGAGCCCGGCGCCGAGTCACCGGACCTCACCGCGCAGGACCAGCCCCCGGTGCGGGTCACCGGGTCGTGGGGCGGCGCCCACGAGGCCCCACAGCCCGACGCGCCGCGCAGGGCCACGCGCGACGCGGTCGAGGGCCTCCTCCTCGGCCTCGCCGCAGGCGACGCCGCCGGCTGGCCCGCCGCCCGCCACAGAGCCGCCCGCATGCCCGAGTGGACCCGCCGCCTCACCCGCGAACTCGACACCTTCGCGGAGCAGAACGCGACGACCACCCTCCCCGTCCCCATCGCCCTCAACCAGCCCCCCGAGCCCCTCCGCCTCGGCCCCTCCGACGACGCCGAGTGGGCGGCCTTCACCGCCGAGGCGGTCCTCGCCGCCGCCGGCCCCGTCTTCGCCGGCCTCCCCCCGGACCGCCGCCTCCGCGCCGCCGTCGACCTCGCCTGGAACGCCCTCGCCGGCCAGGTCGCCGCCGCCGCCGACCGCGCCCCCGAGGTCGAGTCCGCCGTCCTCCCTCTCCGCGCCCGGATCTCCGTACGCGCCGGCCTCGGCAATCTCGCCACCGGACTGCGCCCGCCCGCCACCGGCCACGACAACCCGCACTACTTCGACGACGCCGCCTGCGTCCGGGCCGCCGTCCTCGCCGTCGTCCACCCCGGCGACCCCCGCGCCGCCGCCGAACTCGCCGAGTTCGACGCCCGGTACACCCAGGACGGGGACGGCGTCCACGGCGCCCGCGCGACAGCGGCGGCCGTCGCCGCGGCCCTCGGCGGGGCGACCGTCGACGAGGCCGTCGGCGCGGCCCTCGCCGAACTCCCGCCCGTCACCGAGATCGGCCGCAACGCCCGCTACGCGGTGAAGCTGGCCCGGACCGCCGGTTCGGCCTTCGAGCTGGTCCCGCTCCTGGAGCACCAGATCGTGGACCACGTCTACAGCTACGGGATCGCCGCCGCCGAGACCGTCCCGGTCGCCCTCGCCCTCGCCACCGCCGCCCGGGGCGAGATGACGGCCGCCGTCCCGGCCGCCGTCTGCCTCTCCCGGGTCGCGGACTCCGCCCCCGCGCTCGCGGGCGCGCTCACCGGCGCGCTGGGCGGCGGCCGTTCGGTGCCGCCGACCTGGCGCGAGGCCTGCCGGACGCTCGCGGGGTGCGCGCTGCCCCGGCTCGCGGGGACGGATCTGGTCGAACTCGCCGGGCTCCTGGGAGCCACGGAACCGGCCTCCCCAGGTGGACAATTCCGGCATGACACCCACACTGGATGTATCCACCCTGGATGA